A genomic region of Serratia fonticola contains the following coding sequences:
- a CDS encoding GMC family oxidoreductase, with amino-acid sequence MNIITPEKAEKTDYDVVIVGGGISGAIVAKTLTLAGKRCLIVEAGTGTGSDYQGYLDYLNTYYTATIKIPNAPYPVNPNAPEPLVTDVAKTPSDKGYFVQRGPLPFSSSYTRYLGGTTLHWLGTSLRMLPEDFRLKTLYGVGIDWPIDYQELEPWYRKAELELGVSANVEEQSYLGVTFPPDYVYPMHGLPPSWSDKQLARRIDGMQVEDDGKRYTLKVRGTPASRNSIPNDAYDQGRGYTPKGAVGNNNVGHRCMGNSSCVPICPIQAKYNALKTLDTANPEKLDIVLQSVAYQLVIDPQSKAISGVKFKHYQHPENPSYSLHTVSGKRYVLAAHAVANAVLLLASGACKGNDLVGRHLMDHPELLTWGLTKETPLWPLRGPLATSGIEDVRGGSFRKYHAPYRFEMGNDGWLWPDQAPSKDVITLVDEEQQYGKALREKLKDRVSRQFRFGILVEQLPEYDNRVTIDPAYKDALGNYRPIIHYDLSPYTRAGFASAYDMSMKIFDRADIVNCSTYSEKDAGAFICPDGRTLTFNGAGHFAGTHCMGDSPASSVVDKYQRTWEHPNLYLVGCGNMINMGTSNPTLTMSALTCWAAHNILQDLNGGHHAAD; translated from the coding sequence ATGAACATTATTACACCTGAAAAAGCAGAGAAGACCGACTACGACGTGGTGATCGTCGGTGGTGGGATCTCCGGCGCTATTGTTGCCAAAACCCTCACGCTGGCGGGAAAACGCTGTTTGATCGTGGAAGCCGGTACTGGCACAGGTAGTGATTATCAAGGCTATCTGGACTACCTCAACACCTATTATACCGCCACCATCAAAATCCCCAACGCTCCCTACCCGGTTAACCCTAATGCCCCAGAACCATTAGTAACCGATGTAGCCAAAACGCCCAGTGATAAAGGCTACTTTGTCCAACGCGGGCCTCTGCCATTTAGCTCCAGCTACACTCGTTATCTTGGTGGCACCACCCTGCACTGGCTAGGTACCTCACTGCGTATGCTGCCGGAAGATTTCCGGTTGAAGACGCTTTACGGCGTAGGAATTGACTGGCCGATCGATTACCAAGAACTGGAGCCCTGGTATCGCAAGGCAGAACTTGAACTTGGGGTTTCCGCCAACGTGGAAGAACAGTCTTACCTTGGTGTGACCTTCCCTCCAGACTATGTTTACCCGATGCACGGCCTGCCACCGAGTTGGAGCGATAAGCAACTGGCCCGCCGTATCGATGGCATGCAGGTAGAAGATGATGGCAAGCGATATACCCTGAAAGTACGAGGGACGCCAGCTTCACGTAATAGTATCCCCAATGACGCTTACGATCAGGGCCGTGGTTATACCCCCAAAGGCGCCGTGGGTAACAACAACGTTGGCCATCGCTGTATGGGGAATTCCAGCTGTGTGCCCATCTGCCCAATCCAGGCCAAATACAACGCACTGAAAACCCTGGATACCGCCAATCCCGAAAAGCTGGATATTGTCTTGCAAAGCGTGGCTTACCAATTGGTTATTGACCCACAAAGCAAGGCAATCAGCGGCGTTAAATTTAAACATTATCAGCATCCGGAAAACCCTTCCTATAGCCTGCATACGGTAAGCGGCAAGCGCTATGTGCTCGCTGCCCACGCCGTTGCCAACGCCGTGTTATTGCTGGCCTCAGGGGCTTGCAAAGGTAATGACCTGGTTGGCCGCCATCTGATGGATCATCCTGAATTACTGACATGGGGGCTGACGAAAGAAACACCGCTGTGGCCATTACGTGGTCCGTTGGCCACCTCCGGTATTGAGGATGTTCGCGGTGGCAGTTTCCGCAAATACCATGCGCCGTATCGCTTTGAAATGGGTAACGACGGCTGGCTGTGGCCCGATCAGGCACCGTCAAAAGATGTGATCACCCTGGTGGATGAAGAACAGCAATACGGAAAAGCGTTACGTGAAAAGCTTAAAGATCGAGTATCACGCCAATTCCGCTTCGGTATTCTGGTGGAACAACTGCCGGAGTATGACAACCGGGTCACTATCGATCCGGCATACAAGGATGCATTGGGAAACTACCGCCCCATTATTCACTACGATCTATCGCCCTACACCCGCGCCGGTTTTGCCAGCGCTTACGACATGTCGATGAAGATCTTTGACCGGGCCGATATTGTCAATTGCTCGACCTACTCGGAAAAAGATGCCGGTGCATTTATCTGCCCGGACGGCAGAACGCTCACCTTTAATGGTGCCGGGCATTTTGCCGGAACTCACTGTATGGGAGACTCGCCAGCCAGCTCGGTGGTGGATAAATATCAGCGCACCTGGGAACATCCCAACCTCTATCTGGTGGGCTGCGGCAACATGATCAACATGGGGACCTCAAACCCAACGTTAACCATGTCGGCGCTCACCTGTTGGGCTGCGCATAACATCCTCCAGGATCTGAACGGGGGGCATCATGCGGCAGATTGA
- a CDS encoding GMC oxidoreductase: MSEVDNIYFSRFAQIKGQSFDYIVIGGGAYGTSFTHRVLQHNPHARILVLEKGNYLIPDHIQNIPPAYIKLNTSVGIRPWTYHGSADMKLSLNFMPQIPYVGGRALFWNAWTPQPDSSEMPDWPPQAIERLDNQWYPTGEFMGRRYSLEIPGNRNQSLNRFMGERLFSQLANISGAKPQPSPSALDSAMATGQGVAPEDWAKFSPISVLVNDVQAYASLKVVVNAEVEQLIAEGDVVTEIITKEGSLSVGNAKVILACNTLEAGFILTKSFPDDKLVGKNLCGHIRSWLAARIPASSLPVLTNQLQTVAYYLPGIDKTTNRLMHTHISVVHNPQPAESYDLLYRILPDASSPEAVATYQDPDYVVIMLHSMGEFLGERSANSWNYVTTNALGEAEVYIEMRETDRQFWDAMDKTTYDVMFALAGDAPLEYQHNNPDGSFTWEKSPPDNIRNQGLVHEAGTLWMGDDPATSVTALNGQMHRYPNVYGLGSMLFPRPGSWNPTLTGVAQSFALADELSGPHQDQNQ; encoded by the coding sequence ATGAGTGAAGTCGACAATATTTACTTTTCCCGCTTTGCCCAGATCAAGGGGCAGTCTTTTGACTATATCGTGATTGGTGGCGGTGCCTATGGCACCAGCTTTACCCACCGGGTGCTGCAACATAATCCCCATGCCCGAATTCTGGTGCTGGAGAAAGGCAACTATCTAATCCCCGACCATATTCAGAACATTCCTCCGGCCTACATCAAACTCAACACCAGCGTAGGCATCCGGCCATGGACGTATCATGGCTCAGCCGATATGAAGCTCAGCCTTAATTTTATGCCGCAGATCCCTTATGTGGGCGGTCGCGCACTGTTTTGGAACGCCTGGACACCGCAACCCGATAGCAGCGAAATGCCGGACTGGCCACCGCAGGCGATCGAGCGCCTGGATAATCAATGGTATCCCACTGGTGAATTTATGGGACGCCGTTATTCGCTGGAGATCCCCGGTAATCGCAACCAGTCACTGAATCGCTTTATGGGGGAACGCCTGTTCTCGCAATTAGCCAATATCAGCGGAGCCAAGCCGCAACCAAGCCCTAGCGCGTTGGACTCAGCTATGGCAACTGGCCAGGGAGTGGCACCAGAGGATTGGGCCAAGTTTTCGCCCATTTCGGTACTGGTGAATGATGTGCAGGCTTACGCTTCACTCAAGGTGGTGGTCAATGCCGAAGTGGAGCAACTGATTGCAGAAGGTGACGTTGTCACCGAAATCATCACTAAAGAAGGCTCACTAAGCGTCGGCAATGCCAAGGTGATTTTGGCCTGCAACACGCTAGAAGCCGGGTTTATCCTCACCAAGTCTTTCCCTGACGATAAACTGGTGGGGAAAAACCTTTGCGGTCATATCCGCTCCTGGTTGGCCGCCCGTATCCCCGCCAGCAGCCTGCCGGTATTGACCAACCAGTTGCAAACAGTGGCCTATTACCTGCCCGGCATCGATAAAACCACCAACCGCTTGATGCACACGCACATCAGCGTGGTCCATAACCCGCAACCGGCGGAAAGCTACGACCTGTTGTACCGTATCCTGCCAGACGCTTCTTCGCCAGAAGCCGTTGCCACCTATCAGGATCCCGACTACGTGGTGATCATGCTGCACTCCATGGGGGAATTCCTCGGGGAACGCTCGGCTAACTCGTGGAACTACGTTACGACCAACGCGCTGGGTGAGGCTGAGGTGTATATCGAGATGCGGGAAACCGACCGTCAATTCTGGGACGCGATGGATAAAACCACCTATGACGTGATGTTCGCCCTGGCTGGCGATGCCCCCCTTGAGTACCAGCACAATAACCCGGACGGCAGCTTTACCTGGGAAAAATCGCCGCCGGACAATATCCGCAATCAGGGGTTAGTGCACGAGGCTGGCACCTTATGGATGGGCGACGATCCTGCAACCTCGGTCACCGCCCTCAACGGTCAGATGCACCGTTACCCGAACGTTTATGGCCTGGGCAGCATGCTGTTCCCCCGCCCAGGCTCGTGGAATCCAACGTTGACCGGCGTAGCCCAGTCTTTCGCCCTGGCCGATGAACTCAGTGGCCCACATCAGGATCAAAATCAATGA
- a CDS encoding sugar dehydrogenase complex small subunit, producing MSDEQLTSDAALQQFIDLSVLLTGFDRFELLGTGQAAFYYEWVQTHAAEHFPTLLSTYSEQPTATTQHQSFVETHLLGSEKLSTLVRSIIKLWYLGQWFSPDNPGQTVIPSAGSYQQGLVWNAIHAHPQAAKQQGFGAWSEPPVTTTNAKVVKL from the coding sequence ATGAGTGATGAACAACTTACGTCCGATGCCGCACTGCAACAATTTATTGATCTCTCCGTTTTATTAACCGGTTTCGATCGGTTTGAGTTACTGGGTACTGGCCAAGCGGCCTTTTATTACGAATGGGTGCAAACTCACGCTGCAGAACACTTTCCCACGTTGCTTTCGACCTACAGCGAACAACCAACCGCCACTACACAACATCAGTCCTTTGTTGAAACCCACCTGTTAGGTTCAGAAAAACTCTCCACGCTAGTGCGTAGCATCATCAAACTATGGTATCTGGGCCAATGGTTCTCTCCAGATAACCCAGGGCAAACCGTTATCCCTAGCGCGGGCAGTTATCAGCAAGGGCTGGTGTGGAATGCGATCCATGCCCATCCGCAAGCGGCCAAGCAACAAGGTTTTGGTGCATGGTCTGAACCACCAGTGACCACCACCAATGCCAAGGTGGTGAAATTATGA
- a CDS encoding GMC family oxidoreductase: MRQIDWQQATAQPYDAVIVGSGFAGCIMAKQLTRAGRRVLIVEAGTGNDSFGQHLDHVQTFMQAVAKTPNAPYPNSPNAPQPEVTDVEPITPGKPSHKGYFVQMGPYPFESNYTRRLGGTSLHWFGSCPRMLPEDFAIATLFGRGVDWPLSYEELLPYYQRAELEIGVSADVQDQQYHGIYFAPGYQYPMQKIPQSYLDRWMIAGLSQAELPGTADKAQIRSIPQGRNSVPNAGYTPRGAVGNPAVGHRCMGNSSCIPICPIQARYNALKTLVETDADLLIQAVASRLHIAPETGHISALDCKVWKNNSSHDFEPITLHSELFILAANAIENAVLLQASQACQSSGELGRNLMDHPAILSWGLAPEAIGAFRGPGLTSTLVNYRGGEFRRERAAFVLEIGNWGWSWPRNEPVDSTVDMVDDERLYGKALRQRLGHVLPRQIRLDMMTEQLPDAANRVTIDDRWRDPLGNYRPVIHYNVDDYSQGGMAFGREVASSLFSQLGIQDFTHYQSDNPGYFTWQGNGYIWAGVGHVAGTHRMGTRPDNSVVNRHQQSWDHPNLYVIGCGSMPTLGTSNPTLTMTALTFATADHILGRKH; encoded by the coding sequence ATGCGGCAGATTGATTGGCAGCAAGCCACCGCCCAACCCTATGATGCGGTGATCGTAGGTTCAGGATTTGCGGGGTGTATCATGGCCAAGCAGTTGACCCGCGCAGGCCGCCGGGTGCTGATCGTCGAAGCCGGGACGGGCAACGACAGCTTCGGCCAGCACCTGGATCATGTGCAAACCTTTATGCAGGCGGTGGCAAAAACACCTAACGCGCCCTATCCCAACTCGCCCAACGCACCACAGCCAGAAGTGACTGACGTTGAACCCATCACGCCGGGGAAACCTTCGCACAAAGGGTATTTCGTGCAGATGGGCCCCTATCCCTTTGAAAGTAACTATACCCGCCGGCTGGGTGGCACTTCGCTGCACTGGTTCGGCAGTTGTCCACGGATGTTGCCTGAGGATTTTGCCATCGCCACGCTGTTTGGCCGTGGCGTGGACTGGCCGCTGAGCTATGAAGAATTGCTGCCGTATTATCAACGCGCTGAACTGGAAATTGGGGTTTCCGCCGACGTGCAGGATCAGCAATACCACGGCATCTATTTTGCACCAGGCTATCAGTACCCGATGCAAAAAATCCCCCAGAGCTATCTGGATCGCTGGATGATCGCCGGATTGTCACAGGCCGAATTACCCGGTACGGCAGACAAAGCCCAGATCCGCTCTATCCCGCAAGGCAGAAACAGCGTGCCCAATGCGGGTTATACCCCGCGTGGTGCGGTGGGTAATCCGGCCGTGGGTCACCGCTGCATGGGCAACTCCAGCTGTATTCCTATCTGCCCGATCCAGGCCCGTTACAACGCATTAAAAACCCTGGTGGAAACCGATGCCGATTTGCTGATCCAGGCGGTTGCTTCTCGTCTGCATATCGCGCCAGAGACAGGTCATATTAGCGCGTTGGACTGCAAGGTATGGAAGAACAACAGCAGTCATGACTTTGAGCCGATCACCTTACACAGCGAGTTGTTTATTCTGGCTGCCAATGCCATCGAAAACGCCGTGTTATTACAGGCATCACAGGCCTGTCAGTCCAGCGGAGAGCTGGGGCGCAACCTGATGGATCACCCTGCCATCCTGTCTTGGGGATTAGCGCCGGAAGCGATAGGCGCATTTCGTGGGCCGGGTTTGACGTCAACGCTGGTGAATTACCGGGGCGGCGAATTCCGCCGCGAACGCGCCGCATTTGTGCTGGAGATCGGCAACTGGGGCTGGAGTTGGCCACGCAACGAACCGGTAGACAGCACGGTGGATATGGTGGATGACGAGCGATTGTATGGCAAGGCGCTACGCCAGCGTCTTGGGCATGTGCTCCCCCGGCAAATCCGCCTGGACATGATGACCGAGCAACTGCCGGATGCCGCCAATCGCGTCACGATCGACGATCGTTGGCGTGATCCGCTAGGCAATTATCGGCCAGTGATCCATTACAACGTGGACGACTACAGTCAGGGCGGCATGGCGTTTGGCCGCGAAGTGGCCAGCAGCCTTTTCAGCCAACTGGGTATCCAGGATTTCACCCACTATCAGTCGGACAACCCCGGTTATTTCACCTGGCAAGGTAACGGTTACATCTGGGCGGGCGTTGGCCATGTGGCAGGCACCCACCGGATGGGAACGCGGCCAGATAACTCGGTAGTCAACCGGCACCAGCAAAGCTGGGATCACCCCAACCTTTACGTCATTGGCTGCGGCAGCATGCCAACGCTGGGCACCTCAAACCCCACGCTCACCATGACGGCCCTGACCTTCGCCACAGCCGACCACATACTAGGACGGAAACATTGA
- a CDS encoding UbiD family decarboxylase, which translates to MKRRKLKIDVQKVPKSYRAYLELLASKGEVVAIPDEVDWYLEIGAILRHACETESPMPLFSKVKGAPGFRAAEMGPTVSRVPGKRWQRLALMLGLPDDAQLLEIQDAFLDAIGQQPHPPVMVDPATAPCKQNKWVGDQVDMTKIPAPILHDGDGGRYFQTAGAIMVRTPPGEPVPEDAYTVDKDAWTNWSFSRAMIAGSRPQNNPTPKPPHASSVGVAHGNGPHYSKNNIVGLWLPFQHNGMIYNMWTAQGKDCPFVIALGVPPAVTMLLSAAPPAWHDEYNYASSFLGHGIEMVKAETCDVLVPAECEIIIEGYVSADKSVAEGPFGEFPGYLSNQSSLKPLAKITCITFRDEAILPICIPGIPIDSTLMLGCFCLSATARVYFEKSGLPVIDCFSPLEASSHWLVIRVRDDWHKITGMTVKAFIDKIAEVFWTNHIGKTTAKLIIVGEDIPPDDSDKVTWALATRNNPVQGVFHYPQYDSDGTGLQIYLDVATKLRGRGGLVAYSCLQIQQQVNQPLEQVLSFATNYPLPLQEKIKSKWSEWGFDR; encoded by the coding sequence ATGAAGCGACGTAAACTGAAAATTGATGTGCAGAAAGTCCCAAAATCGTACCGCGCCTATCTGGAACTGTTGGCCAGCAAGGGGGAAGTGGTGGCGATCCCTGATGAGGTGGATTGGTATCTGGAGATTGGCGCTATTCTGCGCCACGCCTGCGAAACGGAAAGCCCGATGCCGCTGTTTAGCAAGGTGAAGGGCGCACCCGGTTTCCGCGCGGCAGAAATGGGCCCGACGGTCAGCCGCGTGCCGGGCAAACGCTGGCAGCGTCTGGCGCTGATGCTAGGCTTGCCGGATGATGCCCAGTTGCTAGAGATCCAGGATGCCTTTCTGGATGCCATCGGTCAGCAGCCGCATCCACCGGTGATGGTCGATCCGGCTACCGCACCGTGCAAGCAAAACAAATGGGTGGGCGATCAGGTTGATATGACCAAGATCCCGGCCCCCATTCTGCACGACGGTGACGGAGGACGTTATTTCCAGACTGCCGGAGCCATCATGGTGCGAACTCCACCGGGGGAACCTGTACCGGAAGACGCCTACACGGTAGATAAGGACGCCTGGACCAATTGGTCATTCAGCCGGGCGATGATCGCCGGTTCACGGCCACAGAACAACCCGACACCGAAACCTCCACATGCCAGTTCGGTTGGCGTAGCCCACGGCAATGGCCCCCATTACTCCAAGAATAATATTGTCGGCCTGTGGCTACCGTTTCAACATAACGGCATGATTTACAACATGTGGACGGCACAGGGGAAAGACTGCCCGTTCGTGATCGCCCTTGGGGTGCCTCCGGCTGTCACCATGCTGCTGTCTGCCGCACCGCCAGCCTGGCATGATGAATATAACTATGCATCATCATTCCTTGGCCACGGCATTGAGATGGTGAAAGCGGAAACCTGCGATGTGCTGGTGCCTGCCGAATGTGAAATCATCATCGAGGGCTATGTCAGCGCGGATAAATCCGTAGCTGAAGGCCCCTTTGGCGAATTCCCTGGTTATCTTTCCAATCAGTCCAGCCTGAAACCCTTGGCAAAAATCACCTGTATCACCTTCCGCGATGAGGCCATTTTGCCGATCTGCATTCCAGGTATTCCTATCGACTCTACGCTGATGCTGGGCTGCTTCTGTTTGTCCGCCACCGCCAGAGTCTATTTTGAAAAGTCGGGACTGCCGGTGATCGACTGTTTCAGTCCATTGGAGGCGTCTTCTCACTGGCTGGTGATCCGGGTCCGCGACGACTGGCACAAAATTACCGGCATGACGGTCAAAGCCTTTATCGACAAGATTGCCGAAGTGTTCTGGACCAACCATATTGGTAAAACCACCGCCAAGCTGATCATCGTAGGTGAAGATATTCCCCCTGACGACAGCGACAAAGTGACTTGGGCATTGGCAACACGCAATAATCCGGTGCAGGGCGTGTTTCACTACCCGCAGTACGACTCGGATGGCACCGGTTTACAGATTTACCTGGATGTGGCCACCAAACTGCGCGGGCGCGGCGGCCTGGTGGCATACAGTTGCCTGCAGATCCAACAGCAGGTCAACCAGCCATTGGAGCAGGTATTGAGCTTTGCCACCAATTATCCGCTGCCGCTACAGGAGAAAATCAAAAGCAAATGGTCCGAATGGGGATTTGACCGCTAG
- a CDS encoding ferritin-like protein — MNMTAKAKTFQLAETSFAQLGYVQFADEKSLAQDLTELRDLLQNAMRLEHATIPPYLTLLYTLDDDVDWRIIESLRSIVVEEMLHFTLTANLLNAIGGTPAVDSPDFLPNYPARLPYDIDDIEVNLYGFSKNGIFQGMVIEHPKDVRPRAIANEVPSDMTIGEFYLYVESRLRAAVETHGEAAIFCGDPQRQIPPDVFYYGGGGNVLKVNDLKTAIAAMKLITDQGEGTGNDIWVVDEDELAHYFRFSQIYNERLYQKGDTVASGPTGEPFPVPWGKSVLIDSNAKVNDYPPGEVRDAIIRFNQRYCQLLGDLQTAFTGAPDKLMAAVVAMCALRDDFRAITANPFPGKELFHCAPTFEYSVANRQPLGKQVLMAAPATAAVAATDSVDASASASNEATLDQLQQAYSTGNLQLALACLSDAVIWDISGPSECPYLGVFYGHEGFSRFWKLLGDTVNFGSAGVEKSFFSGDQAMSYGGEQGTTKCGRVPYRYDWAIRYQFNEQHQITLMRQYFNPLNILSALKAAPYPVPAACPHSAKPQSQQQ; from the coding sequence ATGAACATGACCGCAAAAGCCAAGACCTTCCAGCTTGCTGAAACCTCGTTTGCCCAACTCGGCTATGTGCAATTTGCCGACGAAAAAAGTCTGGCGCAGGATCTGACCGAACTGCGCGATCTGCTGCAGAACGCCATGCGGCTGGAACATGCCACCATTCCCCCCTATCTGACGTTGCTCTATACCCTGGATGACGACGTTGACTGGCGTATCATCGAAAGTTTGCGTTCAATCGTCGTTGAAGAGATGCTGCACTTCACCCTGACAGCCAACCTGCTCAACGCCATCGGCGGGACACCCGCGGTCGATTCGCCCGACTTCCTGCCCAATTATCCCGCACGTCTGCCTTACGATATTGATGATATTGAAGTGAATCTGTACGGCTTCTCCAAAAACGGCATCTTCCAGGGGATGGTGATCGAGCATCCGAAAGATGTCCGCCCACGCGCCATTGCCAATGAAGTTCCCAGCGATATGACCATCGGTGAGTTTTATCTTTACGTTGAATCGCGGCTGCGGGCAGCGGTGGAAACCCATGGAGAAGCGGCGATTTTCTGTGGTGATCCGCAACGCCAGATCCCGCCGGATGTCTTCTACTACGGCGGCGGAGGCAACGTACTGAAAGTAAACGATCTGAAGACTGCGATAGCCGCCATGAAGCTGATTACCGATCAGGGTGAAGGCACAGGAAACGATATCTGGGTCGTGGATGAAGATGAGTTGGCCCACTATTTCCGTTTTAGCCAGATCTACAATGAACGGCTGTATCAAAAAGGCGATACCGTGGCCAGTGGCCCTACCGGCGAGCCGTTCCCGGTGCCGTGGGGGAAAAGCGTGCTGATCGACAGCAACGCCAAGGTCAATGATTATCCACCAGGTGAAGTTCGTGACGCCATCATCCGTTTTAACCAGCGTTACTGTCAGTTACTCGGCGATTTGCAAACCGCATTTACCGGTGCCCCAGACAAGTTGATGGCCGCCGTGGTGGCAATGTGTGCGCTACGGGATGATTTCCGGGCTATCACCGCTAACCCTTTCCCCGGCAAAGAATTATTCCACTGCGCCCCCACGTTTGAGTACAGCGTGGCTAACCGCCAGCCGCTGGGTAAACAAGTGTTGATGGCGGCTCCGGCCACCGCAGCTGTAGCCGCAACCGACAGTGTGGATGCCAGTGCCAGTGCCAGCAATGAGGCCACCCTGGATCAACTGCAGCAAGCCTATTCCACCGGTAACCTGCAGTTGGCACTCGCCTGCCTGAGTGACGCGGTGATCTGGGATATCTCCGGCCCCAGCGAATGCCCCTATCTGGGCGTATTTTACGGCCACGAAGGATTCAGCCGCTTTTGGAAATTGCTCGGTGATACCGTGAATTTTGGCAGCGCGGGCGTCGAGAAATCCTTCTTCAGCGGCGATCAGGCAATGTCCTACGGTGGCGAACAAGGCACCACCAAATGCGGCCGCGTGCCCTATCGCTACGACTGGGCAATCCGTTATCAATTCAATGAACAGCATCAAATCACCTTGATGCGTCAGTACTTCAACCCACTGAACATTCTTTCGGCGCTGAAAGCCGCGCCTTATCCGGTACCGGCGGCTTGCCCACACTCGGCCAAACCTCAATCCCAACAACAGTAG
- a CDS encoding class I SAM-dependent methyltransferase yields the protein MSNPLAKNIIGIYEQHAEAFQQKRSIDLFEQPWLDRFLNLLPASGRILDIGCGNGMPIADYFIRRGFQVMGVDSSTPMIERCRQRFPQQRWAVADMRALALTERFDGVIAWDSFFHLTREDQRKMFAIFRQHANPGAALMFTSGPDDGEAIGTFEGEALYHASLSAAEYRQLLLEQGFGVVKMVAEDADCCGHTVWLAQRHE from the coding sequence ATGTCCAATCCGCTGGCTAAAAACATCATCGGTATTTATGAGCAGCATGCTGAGGCTTTTCAGCAGAAGCGGTCAATCGATCTGTTTGAACAGCCTTGGTTGGACCGGTTCCTCAATCTGTTGCCTGCAAGTGGGCGGATTTTGGATATTGGCTGTGGTAACGGTATGCCGATTGCGGATTATTTTATCCGTCGGGGATTTCAGGTGATGGGCGTGGATAGCTCAACGCCGATGATTGAGCGCTGTCGGCAACGTTTCCCTCAGCAGCGCTGGGCAGTGGCCGATATGCGAGCACTGGCGTTAACGGAGCGCTTTGATGGGGTTATTGCCTGGGACAGCTTTTTCCATCTGACGCGTGAAGATCAGCGTAAAATGTTTGCGATTTTCCGCCAACATGCCAATCCTGGGGCGGCGTTGATGTTCACCAGCGGCCCAGACGATGGAGAGGCGATCGGCACATTTGAGGGGGAAGCCCTTTATCATGCCAGCCTGTCTGCAGCAGAATACCGCCAGTTATTGCTGGAGCAGGGGTTTGGCGTGGTGAAAATGGTGGCCGAAGATGCCGATTGCTGTGGGCATACCGTTTGGCTGGCACAGCGCCATGAGTGA